Part of the Yersinia hibernica genome, CCTCCAATTCTTGATTACGGGCCTGTAGCGTTATCATGCTGCTCTTGATCTCCAGAACCTGGTCTAGAGCCTGCTTTAACTCCTCGTTCCGGTCAGTATTCTCTAACTGACCATCAGGCACATGCGTAACAACCAGCATGGGCTCAGCCGTGAGCTCAGCAAGTTCCGATGGACTAAAGTGGCCATCGGCATAAGTCTGGGTTTTATCGCTGTGGGCCATGCCACAGCGGCGGAAACCATCCCGTTTTGCAGTGATTTGAATCGGCATTATGCGGCCTCCCCGGTTGAGCCATACGCCATCTGCCAGAAGCCGTACCCGCCCGCACAACGCGCTTCAGCACCGAACAGAAACATCTTGCGCATAAAGACGCTATCGCTGTCGTAGTCGGTCTGTTCAACGAAGACCGGCTTTTTACGCTCTTGATAGATAAGCGGTTTGACCGGGCGTGTGGTGTCCAGAAGAAACCACGCGGTGTCGGAGATAAGTTCAGGCACCACCAATACTTCCGTCGTCCCTTTATAGATGTTTGGCGTGTTATCCGGGAACCTGTCCGCGGTCATCAGATAATTAGCCACATCTTCCAGCGCCGGTGGGACAACCAAAATGGTGGGGCGAATTTTGAGAGAAGCGCCTTCTTCATCTTTGAAACCGCGCATCGCGGTACGGGCAGCGCCGTAGCTGGCCTTGGCGGCAGCTAAAGTATCGGCTGACAGCCGTTTGGTGCCTTTGTTCGAAACGGACGCCCCACGTACGGGATGGTCTGTATCAAAGAAGGGTTGACCGTCATAGCAAAGGTTGAAAAAGCCTTTCGCCAGCAGTTCAAACACGATATCAGAGGGCAATTCAGCCGCTGACTGACCTGCTGCTTGCGCTTGCTGGGCATAGCCCAACAGTTGATCGTCCTCAATATGATTACGGTCAACCTCCACGGTGGCGGCAAAATCATCATTGACGATGCTGTAGTTAAAGGCTTCAAGGGCTCTAACCACCTTGTCACCAATCCACTTGCGCATTTTGGGGAAGCGGCCCAACCAGCTATAGTCATTTTGCCCGCTGGTTGACGGCACCAGCATGGCGACTTTTTGCCAGTCGCTTGGGGTCTGATCAGAGGCATTCTGAAAGGTGGCTTTCAGATTGACGAAGATCTGTTTCACGTTTTTAAAGTTTACAAGCACAGTATGACTCCTTAAATCAGTACCCAAACACCGTCAGAATCAACGACGATCACTTTACCCGCGACTGGGCGAGCGCCTTCACCATCACTCTTGGCCACCGTCTGGCTGTCCGCGACGTAACAGTCCTTGCCGACATCCGCCTGCGTCACGGCATCGCCCGCAAAATTGGCAAAACACCAGGCTTTACCCCGACGAACAAGAGCGTCAGCATCGCCGTTAGCGCCATCACGGTTATCCACATAACCATTGGAAACACCTAACGTGACCTGAGACGCCACGGCCGAGGCCATCACCGCAAAACCACCGGCATTGGCACCAATGATGTGGCCACCAAAGATTTCAGTCGCCTGAGCCATGGGGACAGGTGACAACTCACCATCACGCCAGGGCGTGTTGCGGTCTCTCATTTTTTCTCTCCTTTAATAAACTCGGCGATTTGTTTCGGGTCGGTGCCAAGAAGGGAACAAA contains:
- a CDS encoding HI1506-related protein, encoding MPIQITAKRDGFRRCGMAHSDKTQTYADGHFSPSELAELTAEPMLVVTHVPDGQLENTDRNEELKQALDQVLEIKSSMITLQARNQELEAGLLQLSEDADVLKSANEHANTTIADQLLEIDALKAQVASLTPAPDTASKEPADTKTTKATK
- a CDS encoding Mu-like prophage major head subunit gpT family protein, giving the protein MLVNFKNVKQIFVNLKATFQNASDQTPSDWQKVAMLVPSTSGQNDYSWLGRFPKMRKWIGDKVVRALEAFNYSIVNDDFAATVEVDRNHIEDDQLLGYAQQAQAAGQSAAELPSDIVFELLAKGFFNLCYDGQPFFDTDHPVRGASVSNKGTKRLSADTLAAAKASYGAARTAMRGFKDEEGASLKIRPTILVVPPALEDVANYLMTADRFPDNTPNIYKGTTEVLVVPELISDTAWFLLDTTRPVKPLIYQERKKPVFVEQTDYDSDSVFMRKMFLFGAEARCAGGYGFWQMAYGSTGEAA